One genomic region from Pyrinomonadaceae bacterium encodes:
- the infA gene encoding translation initiation factor IF-1 → MAKDDLVPAEGVIIDKQPNAFFKVKLDNSSHVVLAAVSGKMRKHRIRILVGDRVSVEMSPYDLSRGRITYRYK, encoded by the coding sequence ATGGCTAAAGATGATCTGGTTCCAGCGGAGGGCGTGATAATCGACAAGCAGCCCAACGCTTTTTTTAAGGTAAAGCTCGACAACAGCTCGCACGTGGTGCTGGCTGCGGTGTCGGGCAAGATGCGCAAGCATCGCATTCGCATCCTGGTCGGCGATCGTGTCAGCGTTGAGATGTCGCCCTACGACTTGTCCCGCGGACGCATCACTTATCGATACAAGTAA